In Burkholderiales bacterium, a single window of DNA contains:
- a CDS encoding hypothetical protein (possible pseudo, frameshifted), with translation MGKALAWAGVLALFALSLPMVSWSLGLLLQDDPVLDLRRATQAQAVIIIGGGIRPEAVEYGGDTLSALSLERLRYGARIARQTGLPVLVSGGAAHRGPPEAELMKAVLEAEYRVPVRWVEAQSRNTYENAVLSASLLRQANVRRAVLVAHGFDMRRAKAEFEAAGMEVIPAPTGLPTWTGETIFEWLPNMGALRGSYYALYELLANAARYLGLNK, from the coding sequence TTGGGGAAAGCGCTGGCGTGGGCCGGCGTGCTCGCCCTCTTCGCTTTGTCCCTGCCGATGGTTTCCTGGAGCCTGGGCCTCCTCTTGCAGGACGACCCCGTCCTGGACTTGCGCCGGGCGACTCAGGCCCAGGCCGTGATCATCATCGGCGGCGGCATCCGGCCGGAGGCCGTGGAGTACGGCGGGGACACCCTGAGCGCCTTGAGTCTCGAGCGACTCCGTTACGGGGCGCGAATCGCCCGCCAGACCGGCCTTCCCGTGTTGGTGTCCGGCGGCGCCGCCCATCGAGGACCCCCCGAGGCCGAACTCATGAAGGCGGTACTGGAGGCGGAATATCGCGTGCCGGTGCGCTGGGTAGAAGCCCAGTCCCGCAACACCTACGAGAATGCGGTCCTCTCGGCTTCGCTGCTCCGCCAAGCGAACGTCCGACGGGCCGTTCTGGTGGCCCACGGCTTCGACATGCGCCGGGCCAAAGCAGAGTTCGAGGCGGCTGGGATGGAGGTCATCCCAGCCCCGACGGGACTCCCCACCTGGACCGGGGAGACGATTTTCGAATGGCTCCCCAACATGGGCGCGTTGCGGGGAAGCTATTACGCCTTGTACGAGCTTCTTGCCAACGCGGCGCGGTATCTGGGTCTCAACAAGTAA
- a CDS encoding hypothetical protein (possible pseudo, frameshifted), translating to MDASGNPGSSATVSVTVANDTVAPTVSFSSPANGATVSGTVNVSASATDDKKVAKISLAIDGKEVAVAYGSSLSYTWDTGARKAKSKGRWEARSSATSTLTARAEDPAGNAGSASITVKRQ from the coding sequence GTGGACGCGAGCGGCAACCCAGGGAGTTCCGCTACCGTCTCCGTCACCGTCGCCAACGACACCGTGGCCCCGACCGTGAGCTTCTCCAGCCCCGCCAACGGGGCCACGGTGAGCGGTACCGTGAACGTGAGCGCGAGCGCCACCGACGACAAGAAAGTCGCCAAGATCTCCCTCGCGATCGACGGCAAGGAAGTGGCGGTGGCCTACGGCTCCAGCCTGAGCTACACCTGGGATACCGGGGCCCGGAAGGCCAAGAGCAAAGGACGATGGGAGGCCCGGTCGAGCGCTACTTCCACCCTGACCGCCCGGGCAGAAGATCCTGCGGGCAACGCGGGCAGCGCCTCGATCACCGTCAAGCGGCAGTAA